The DNA sequence TTTTTGCACCGCAGTGTCCTAAGTCTGAATAAAGTGCTTCTGCTCCCGTTGTACAAAGGAAAACAGCTCCTAAAATAACGATAGCACTTGGTGAGTTGACAATAAGCTTGTAAGCATAGTAAGGATTGAAAGATCTTAGGATCTCAAAATTCTCACTTAAATGCATAACTCCCAAACCTCCTAATACCAGGAACCATACAACCATTACAGGGCCAAAAAACTTCCCGATAAAGCTGGTCCCGAATTGCTGTACCACAAAAATTACAATCAGAATTCCAATCGTGATAGGAACAACAGGGGTGTGAGGGTTATAAATTTCAAGACCTTCAATCGCCGACATTACGGTAAGTGATGGCGTAATGACCCCGTCTGCAATAAGAGCGGCGGCTCCTACAATGGCAATGAGATACAGCCATCCTTTCTTAAGGTTTCTTACTAATGAAAACAAAGCCAGAATACCTCCTTCACCTTTATTATCTGCTCTTAGAGCAATGATCACGTATTTTATCGTGGTCTGCAGGGTAAGCGTCCAAATAATACAGGAAAGAGCTCCCTCTATGTATTCATTGAAAGGCATATTGCTACTCCCTGACCTTGCATTCACAATTGCTTTCATTACGTAAAGCGGAGAGGTCCCAATATCTCCAAAAACAATTCCTAGAGACACTAAAACTCCTATAAAGGAAAGTTTCTTTATATCGAAGTGGTAACCATCTTCTGTAACTTCTGCCATATCAGCTTAATTTATTTTAAAGGCGCAAATTTATACTAATTTTATGACGTCAAGAATTTTTCTTCATGAATATAATAAATGAAAAAACTTCCTTTCGGAAGTTTTTCTCTATAACTATTTTACGTACATCGCTTTTTTAATTTCCTCTTTTACTTTTTCAAGTTTAGGGAACCATTCTGCAAATAATGCTGCAGAGTAAGGTGCAGGTGCATCAGGAGTTGTAATTCTCTTGATAGGAGCATCTAAATAGTCGAATGCTTTTTGCTGTACCATATAAGTAATTTCAGAAGATATAGACGCAAATGGCCAAGCCTCTTCCAAAATAACCAATCTGTTTGTTTTCTTCACTGATGCCAGAATAGTATCAAAATCAAGAGGACGAACTGTTCTAAGGTCAATAACTTCTACAGAGATTCCTTCTTTAGCCATATCTTCAGCAGCCTGTAAAGCCAGCTTCATGATTTTACCAAAAGAAACCAAAGTAACGTCTGTACCTTCTCTCTTGATATCTGCTTTTCCTAATGGTAAGTAGTATTCTTCTTCAGGAATTTCCATTTTATCTCCATACATCTGCTCAGATTCCATGAAAATAACCGGATCATTATCCTGAATTGCTGTTTTCAACAACCCTTTCGCATCGTAAGGATTTGAAGGAACCACTACTTTAAGGCCAGGAATGTTGGCAAACCAGTTCTCAAAAGCCTGAGAATGGGTAGCTCCCAATTGTCCTGCAGAAGCTGTAGGTCCACGGAAAACAATCGGACAGTTCCATTGACCACCACTCATCTGGCGGATTTTTGCAGCATTATTGATAATCTGATCAATTCCTACCAATGAGAAATTGAAGGTCATATACTCTACAATTGGTCTGTTACCATTCATCGCAGCACCAACAGCAATTCCCGTAAAACCAAGTTCTGCAATTGGGGTATCGATTACTCTTTTAGGACCAAACTCATCCAGCATTCCTTTTGAAGCTTTATAAGCACCATTGTATTCTGCAACTTCCTCCCCCATTAAAAAGATGGATTCGTCTTTACGCATTTCCTCGCTCATTGCCTGTGCAATTACCTCACGAAAAGTATATTCTGCCATATTTATTCGAAAAATTTAGACTACAAAAATAGTGATTTTTTATTATACACATCATAAAAAGACTCTTCATTTAAGCGAGAAGTCTTTTTATTAATTTTATTTAAAACTGATTTTTCTCCTGTAGACTCAGTTCTTTGTAATTTTTTAGAAGGTACTGAAGAAATTCCTATCTATACAAAAAATGACACCTCATTTCTGAAATGTCATTTAAAATTCTATTTAAACTTAAATTAATTCATTTTTTCCCAAACCTGGGTTCTTCCTAATAGAGATAATCCTAAGTAACCTCTTACGTTCAGCTTATCTCCGCTTCTTGTAATGGTACACTTGTAAGTTTTCCCCGTTTTAGGGTCTGTAATTGTTCCTCCGGTAAACTCATCACCGTCTTTTTTCAATCCTCTGATGATCTCCAATCCTACAATTGGCTTCCCCTTTCTGTCATCTTTACAAAGTGTACAGTTGGGATCAGCTGGTTTTATTAATAACTGAGAAACTTTCCCATAATATTTCCCGTCTGACTTTTTGAATACTTCAACAATAGATTTTGCCTGTTTTGTCTCATCATCTATTGTTTTCCACTTGCCTTCTATCTGTGCAAATGTAAGTACACCACATAGAGAAAGCGCGAACGTTAACAATATTTTTTTCATATTTCTTATAGTTTTAATTTTAATACAATATTCTTATCTACGTATTGTTAAAAATATAAATTAATTTTCAACGAACAAAAACTTTTATTATACAAAGCATAAAGAGATAAAGAAAAGCAGAAAAACCCGTCCCCAGCTAACCGTTTTTAATAAAGCTTCCTGTTAATCACTCTATCCATATAGTCCTGATACCATGCTTTTGCGGTTTTCTTCCCCTGCTCTACTTCAGCATTTTTAGCCTCATTGAGTATATTTTTTTCAAGACTCAGGTCAGATTTATCATACACACCGATAATTTCTTTTCCGTCAAAGCGATAAATGTAATTCCCGATCATAAACTGATCCGTACTTCCATCTGAATTTACAACGATAAAAGGATACTTTTTTTCACTTACCAGACTTCTTCCCCAGCTTCTGATAGGTTTGTTATACCCGATAAGATCAGCCAATGTAGGATATATGTCTGCCTGTTGTGCGATCTCCTGGCTTACACCTTTCAACTGATAAGCAGGATTCGGAGAATAGAAAACCAATGGAACGGCATAACGGTTCATCGCTCTTTCGTACTCCGGATAATACACCTGATTGGTATGATCTCCGGTGAAAACAAAGATGGTATTGTTATACCAAGGCTGCTTTTTAGCCGTTTCAAAATATTGTTTAATGGCATAATCCGTATACTGTATCGGCTCATGGATTTCAATCTTTCCTTTTTTAAATTTACCGTTATATTTTTCAGGAATTTTAAAAGGGTGATGTGATGATGCCGTAAATACGGTAGTCATAAAAGGTTGCTTCTTTCCTACATTCTTAGCAAAATACTGAAGGAAAGGTTCATCCCATATGGCCCACATTCCATCGAAATCTTCATCATGGTTGTATTCTGTTTTTCCGAAATAGTGTTTAAAGCCTAAAATATTTCCAAATCCAAGGAAGCCCATGGAACCATTCGGGGCCCCGTGATAAAAAGAAGTATCATATCCAAGATCATTACAAACAGACACAATAGACTGAATTTTCTGGTTGGAATAAGGTGATCCAGTAAATGCATCCGTAAGACTCGGAATTCCGGCCAATACGCTGCTCATCCCATGAATTGACTGTCTTCCATTCGCAAAAGTATTGGGGAATATCAAACTCTGGCCAGCCAGGCTGTCCATAAACGGAGTGTAAGAAACGTAATCTTTAATATTTTTATCTTTATTGAACGCTCCGGAATATTCTCTTCCAAAAGATTCTACAATGAAAATAACAATATTGGGACGGTTATCCACTTTTCTGTCATATACTTTATAAGGCTGTACATTTTCTTCAATATATTTTTCATCTACGAAATGAACTTCCTTAAAATTATTGGTATTTAAAGTCCTGAAAAAGGAAAATGTACTGTTGAGCACCATATTTCCCTGCAGTGGATTGGTAACAAAACGGGTAGCATCTACCATATTAATAGGCCTTGTACTGTGTTTGAAATCTCCTCTTATTCCTCCTACAACCAATACCGCAGTGATACACAACGTAACAATGGAAGTAATAAAATAAGGAACTAATTTCAAAGGCTTCGCCTCCTCCACTTTTACTCTTTTGTAAAGGAAAACCCACAATCCCATTAAAACAATAAACCAAATCAGCACAAAAGGATGCTCTCCCACAGAGATCATCAGCGTTTGAGAGACGTTGGACTCATGTTCAGCCACCTGAAATACGGCAGAGGTAAGCCTTGCCTGTGCAAATTTATAGTAAATAAAATCCCCGAAATTCATCGCATAAGCGATCCCGTTCGTGATAAAATACAGCCAGAAAAGTATTTTCTGAAAGATTTTTTTTGTATTAATCACCAAAGGCAATAAACTAAGAAGTATAAATAATGCATTGACGTATAAAATAGCAGTGGTATCGAAAGCTGTACCATGGAAGGCCAGCTTTATGTATTCTGAAACAGAGTCAACTTTAATCAGATCTTTATTAAAATACCAGAATAAAAGCCTGGCAATCTGATAAAAAACATAGGCTAAAAAAATCCTGTAAACTAATGCCAGAACTTCCTGTTTTCTAAATCCTTTTAAAAATTTCATGGGGCAAATTTACATCAAAATCACTTTAATGCATTTTTTAGTGCAGATTATTTTGAGTTAGAATTTTTAAAAACTGTAATTTTGTGGTTATGAATTTTATAAAGAATAATCTGGCCAACGCCTTAACCCTGGCTAACTTATTTGCAGGCTGTGTAGGAGCAATACATCTAATTTTAGGAGATTATCAGACTACGGCAATCTGTCTTATTCTCTCTGCTATTTTCGATTTTTTCGACGGCTTTGTAGCCAGAGCTTTAAAATCAAATTCCAATCTGGGACTTCAGCTGGATTCTCTTGCGGATATGGTAAGCTTTGGTGTCATTCCGGGACTTACTATGTATAAAGCTCTTGAACCGTTTGGTGCTGAGCTTCTTGGGATTCACTTTCCGTTTGAAATTAAATATCTCGGATTGATCGTTACGGTGTTTTCCTGCCTGAGACTTGCTATCTTTAACCTTGATGAAGAGCAGCGTTATTATTTCAAAGGATTGAATACGCCAACCAACACTGTTTTATTGTTTGGTCTTTATTATGCTTTTAAAGAAACCGGAACTTTTAGCTTTTTGTTCGATAATGAACTCTTGCTGATCTTGCTGACGCTTCTTACGTCATGGTTTCTGATCAGCCCGATAAAGATGATGGCTATGAAATTCAAATCCAAACAATTAAAAGACAATTATCCTAAAGTTGTATTACTGGTAGGAGGTATTGCTATTCTTGCCCTATTTCAGGTGGTAGGAATTCCGATGCTTGTTATTTATTATATATTGGTGTCTCTTGTTTTTCAGAGACAGTTAAAATAGAAATTAAAGAATTTACATAAGGTTTTATCATCTTATTTTAAGTAAAACACATTTTCAAATTATTAATGATCAACATGAATTTAAAACTCTATAAACCACTTTGTATTTTTGACCTTGAAACAACAGGAACCAACATCGGAAAAGACAGAATTGTTGAAATCTGCATCTTAAAAGTAAATCCTGATGCTTCCAGAGAAAGCAAAACATGGCGTGTCAACCCGGAAATGCTTATTCCTAAAGAAAGCAGTGAGATCCACGGAATTTATGATGAGGATGTAAAAGATGCACCTACCTTCAGAGATATTGCTTCTAAAATTATGGAAATGATTACCGGAAGTGATCTTGGAGGATTTAATTCCAACAGATTTGATGTTCCGCTTTTGGCTGAAGAGCTTTTAAGAGTAGGAATGGATTTTGATCTGAGTAAATTCAGATTGGTAGATGCACAGACTATTTTCCATAAGAAAGAACCTAGAAATTTAGGAGCGGCTTACCAGTTTTACTGCGGTAAAACACTGGAAAACGCCCATTCTGCAGAGGCTGATGTAATGGCAACCTTTGAGGTTCTGGATGCACAAGTAGGAAAATATGATGATATCCCGAATGAAATTGCGCCATTAAGTGAATTTACATTCCATAATAAGAATGCAGATCTTGCCGGATTTATCGGATATAATGAAAAAATGGAAGAAGTTTTCAACTTTGGAAAATATAAAGGCCAGGGTGTGAAAGCAGTGTTTCAAAAAGATTTAGGATATTTCGGATGGCTTCAGAATGCTGACTTTCCGTTGTATACGAAGAAAATTTTCACAAAAATTCAACTCTCAAGCAGATTTTAAATATGTCTGATCTGGTTCGTTTTAAATTTTATGAAACTGCCCTTGAAGCTAACAGGGACAAACAGATATTGGCTGAAAACGATATCAACAGCTTCATTGCAAATGAACAGCTTATCCAGTCGGATTGGCTTCTGTCGCAGGCTGTAGGCGGGATACAGCTTCAGGTTTTTGAAGAAGATCTTGAGAAAGCCAAAGAGGTATTGCAGGATTATAAAGACAATGAACAATATTCGCTG is a window from the Chryseobacterium indologenes genome containing:
- a CDS encoding CDP-alcohol phosphatidyltransferase family protein, with the translated sequence MNFIKNNLANALTLANLFAGCVGAIHLILGDYQTTAICLILSAIFDFFDGFVARALKSNSNLGLQLDSLADMVSFGVIPGLTMYKALEPFGAELLGIHFPFEIKYLGLIVTVFSCLRLAIFNLDEEQRYYFKGLNTPTNTVLLFGLYYAFKETGTFSFLFDNELLLILLTLLTSWFLISPIKMMAMKFKSKQLKDNYPKVVLLVGGIAILALFQVVGIPMLVIYYILVSLVFQRQLK
- a CDS encoding DUF2147 domain-containing protein, yielding MKKILLTFALSLCGVLTFAQIEGKWKTIDDETKQAKSIVEVFKKSDGKYYGKVSQLLIKPADPNCTLCKDDRKGKPIVGLEIIRGLKKDGDEFTGGTITDPKTGKTYKCTITRSGDKLNVRGYLGLSLLGRTQVWEKMN
- a CDS encoding pyruvate dehydrogenase complex E1 component subunit beta, with amino-acid sequence MAEYTFREVIAQAMSEEMRKDESIFLMGEEVAEYNGAYKASKGMLDEFGPKRVIDTPIAELGFTGIAVGAAMNGNRPIVEYMTFNFSLVGIDQIINNAAKIRQMSGGQWNCPIVFRGPTASAGQLGATHSQAFENWFANIPGLKVVVPSNPYDAKGLLKTAIQDNDPVIFMESEQMYGDKMEIPEEEYYLPLGKADIKREGTDVTLVSFGKIMKLALQAAEDMAKEGISVEVIDLRTVRPLDFDTILASVKKTNRLVILEEAWPFASISSEITYMVQQKAFDYLDAPIKRITTPDAPAPYSAALFAEWFPKLEKVKEEIKKAMYVK
- a CDS encoding putative signal transducing protein, with amino-acid sequence MSDLVRFKFYETALEANRDKQILAENDINSFIANEQLIQSDWLLSQAVGGIQLQVFEEDLEKAKEVLQDYKDNEQYSLEVEHTIENPEFDFVCPKCGSNHIYQDERLGGIFGISVLFLGLPVKIPANLYHCYYCGNEFKR
- a CDS encoding LTA synthase family protein, encoding MKFLKGFRKQEVLALVYRIFLAYVFYQIARLLFWYFNKDLIKVDSVSEYIKLAFHGTAFDTTAILYVNALFILLSLLPLVINTKKIFQKILFWLYFITNGIAYAMNFGDFIYYKFAQARLTSAVFQVAEHESNVSQTLMISVGEHPFVLIWFIVLMGLWVFLYKRVKVEEAKPLKLVPYFITSIVTLCITAVLVVGGIRGDFKHSTRPINMVDATRFVTNPLQGNMVLNSTFSFFRTLNTNNFKEVHFVDEKYIEENVQPYKVYDRKVDNRPNIVIFIVESFGREYSGAFNKDKNIKDYVSYTPFMDSLAGQSLIFPNTFANGRQSIHGMSSVLAGIPSLTDAFTGSPYSNQKIQSIVSVCNDLGYDTSFYHGAPNGSMGFLGFGNILGFKHYFGKTEYNHDEDFDGMWAIWDEPFLQYFAKNVGKKQPFMTTVFTASSHHPFKIPEKYNGKFKKGKIEIHEPIQYTDYAIKQYFETAKKQPWYNNTIFVFTGDHTNQVYYPEYERAMNRYAVPLVFYSPNPAYQLKGVSQEIAQQADIYPTLADLIGYNKPIRSWGRSLVSEKKYPFIVVNSDGSTDQFMIGNYIYRFDGKEIIGVYDKSDLSLEKNILNEAKNAEVEQGKKTAKAWYQDYMDRVINRKLY
- a CDS encoding 3'-5' exonuclease, producing the protein MNLKLYKPLCIFDLETTGTNIGKDRIVEICILKVNPDASRESKTWRVNPEMLIPKESSEIHGIYDEDVKDAPTFRDIASKIMEMITGSDLGGFNSNRFDVPLLAEELLRVGMDFDLSKFRLVDAQTIFHKKEPRNLGAAYQFYCGKTLENAHSAEADVMATFEVLDAQVGKYDDIPNEIAPLSEFTFHNKNADLAGFIGYNEKMEEVFNFGKYKGQGVKAVFQKDLGYFGWLQNADFPLYTKKIFTKIQLSSRF